A stretch of Pseudomonas sp. 7SR1 DNA encodes these proteins:
- a CDS encoding polyamine ABC transporter substrate-binding protein — MLKMIAPLLLVSAAAQAADTVRIYNWSSYIAPDTLQAFTASTGHPTQYDLYDSNEMLDAKLMAGHSGYDVVFPSNHFMAHQITAGALKVLDRSRLPNWNNLNPTLMKALEANDPGNRHGFPYLWGSTGIGYNVDKVKAVLGDTPVDSWDLVFKPQNMKKLAQCGVAFLDNGPEILPIALNYLGLPHHSQQKADYAKAQALLMSVRPYISYFHSSKYTGDLANGDVCVVVGFSGDVMQAASRAEEAGNGQKIAYVIPKEGSPMWFDMVAMPADAPNEAAGYAFLNYLLDPKVMANISNHVHYANGNAAAESLVTPAIRENPMVYPPQSVMQKLFVLQSVPLQVDRMRTRIWSTVKNGG; from the coding sequence ATGTTGAAAATGATCGCTCCATTGCTACTGGTCAGCGCCGCCGCACAAGCGGCGGATACCGTAAGGATCTACAACTGGAGCAGCTACATCGCCCCGGATACCTTGCAAGCGTTCACGGCCAGCACCGGACATCCCACTCAGTATGACCTGTACGACAGCAACGAAATGCTCGATGCCAAGTTGATGGCGGGGCACTCGGGCTACGACGTGGTGTTTCCGTCCAACCACTTCATGGCACACCAGATTACCGCGGGTGCGCTGAAGGTCCTGGATCGCAGCCGCTTACCCAACTGGAACAATCTCAACCCGACACTGATGAAGGCCCTGGAAGCCAACGACCCCGGCAACCGCCACGGTTTTCCCTACCTATGGGGCAGTACCGGCATCGGTTATAACGTCGACAAAGTCAAAGCCGTACTTGGCGACACGCCCGTGGATTCCTGGGACCTGGTGTTCAAGCCGCAAAACATGAAAAAGCTGGCGCAGTGCGGGGTGGCGTTCCTGGATAACGGGCCGGAAATCCTGCCGATCGCCTTGAATTACCTCGGCCTGCCGCACCACAGCCAGCAGAAAGCCGACTACGCCAAGGCCCAGGCCTTGCTGATGAGCGTGCGGCCTTACATCAGCTACTTCCACAGTTCCAAGTACACCGGCGACCTGGCCAATGGCGATGTCTGCGTGGTGGTGGGCTTTTCCGGTGACGTGATGCAGGCCGCTTCGCGCGCAGAGGAAGCTGGAAACGGCCAGAAGATTGCCTACGTGATTCCCAAGGAAGGCTCGCCCATGTGGTTCGACATGGTCGCCATGCCCGCCGATGCGCCGAACGAAGCAGCCGGATACGCTTTCTTGAATTACCTGCTGGACCCAAAAGTGATGGCCAACATCAGCAACCACGTGCACTACGCTAACGGTAACGCCGCAGCCGAGTCCCTGGTAACCCCGGCCATCAGGGAAAACCCGATGGTCTACCCGCCGCAAAGCGTGATGCAGAAACTCTTTGTACTCCAATCCGTACCGCTGCAGGTCGACCGCATGCGCACCCGCATCTGGAGCACGGTTAAAAACGGCGGTTAG
- a CDS encoding sensor histidine kinase: MSQVQTELNAKSRQAGMAEIATTVLHNVGNVLNSVNVSAELVSSQMRASKAQGLARVAQMMNEHIDDLGDFLTRDQKGKLLPEYLIRLADVVTVEQQGIIEELGQLTKGIDHIKTIVAAQQSYAVAVSIVETVPVSQLIDDALRMSAGSRSRQEVAVVKEIADLPLLSLDRHRVLLILVNLISNARQALGGVLDRKPCITFSAGLTEGPTLRITVSDNGNGIAPEHLPRIFSHGFTTRPDGHGFGLHSCALAAQEMGGRLTVHSEGAGHGATFILDIPLDVPQD, from the coding sequence ATGAGCCAGGTGCAGACCGAACTGAATGCGAAGTCTCGCCAGGCAGGCATGGCCGAGATCGCCACGACGGTGCTGCACAACGTCGGCAATGTCCTCAACAGCGTGAACGTTTCGGCGGAACTGGTCAGCAGCCAGATGCGCGCCTCCAAGGCCCAGGGATTGGCCAGGGTGGCCCAGATGATGAACGAACACATCGATGACCTGGGCGATTTCCTCACCCGGGACCAAAAGGGAAAGTTGCTGCCCGAGTACCTGATCAGGTTGGCGGACGTGGTGACAGTGGAGCAGCAGGGCATCATCGAGGAGCTGGGGCAGCTCACCAAGGGCATCGACCATATCAAAACCATTGTCGCTGCCCAGCAGTCCTATGCCGTTGCCGTCAGTATCGTCGAGACAGTGCCTGTCTCGCAGCTGATCGACGACGCCTTGCGCATGAGTGCCGGGTCACGGTCGCGCCAGGAGGTGGCGGTGGTCAAGGAGATTGCCGACCTGCCCCTGCTGTCCCTGGACCGACACCGGGTATTGCTGATCCTGGTGAACCTGATCAGCAATGCCAGGCAGGCGTTGGGCGGCGTGCTCGATCGCAAGCCGTGCATCACCTTCAGTGCCGGCCTCACCGAGGGACCGACCTTGCGTATCACGGTATCCGACAACGGCAATGGGATTGCGCCGGAGCACCTGCCGCGGATCTTCTCCCATGGCTTCACGACGCGCCCGGACGGCCATGGTTTCGGCCTGCACAGCTGCGCCCTCGCCGCGCAGGAAATGGGCGGCCGCTTGACCGTGCACAGCGAGGGGGCCGGACACGGCGCAACGTTCATCCTCGATATCCCCCTCGATGTTCCGCAGGACTAG
- a CDS encoding ABC transporter substrate-binding protein — MNTKPFQEIMGRFAGSLAGLAMLAAHPAQAGEAGIAGGPTASYSIAFSNSYAGSDFRKVMVRNWQEVAVQAQKEGLIREAPVVSANNSASEQAAHIQDMIVQGVNAIVILAASDTALNGVIRDACNAGIVVVVMASLVTERCVYTVDYDWSAMGRVEIDYIAQRLKGNGTLLEIRGIAGDATDKNISDGIHKAASDYPGLTFAKTVYGNWTASVARKEVALALPSLPDIDAVATQGGDGYGAAMAFKAAGRPLPIIVMGNRQDELALWKQERDANGYETVSVSASPSVSQVGFWVAQQILAGKQVPKFVEVPLVRIDAKDLDTWLATMPVGGAANPSYSQASVAAMIDAALDRTAPPAPLPEAAKQ, encoded by the coding sequence ATGAACACTAAGCCGTTCCAGGAGATCATGGGGCGCTTCGCCGGTAGCCTGGCCGGGCTGGCGATGCTTGCCGCCCATCCAGCCCAGGCAGGCGAAGCTGGCATCGCCGGCGGCCCTACCGCCAGCTACAGCATTGCCTTCAGCAACTCCTATGCGGGCAGTGATTTCCGCAAGGTGATGGTGCGCAACTGGCAGGAAGTTGCGGTCCAGGCGCAAAAGGAGGGCTTGATCCGGGAAGCGCCAGTGGTCAGCGCCAACAACTCGGCGTCGGAGCAGGCGGCCCATATCCAGGACATGATCGTCCAGGGCGTCAACGCTATTGTCATCCTGGCCGCGTCCGACACGGCACTCAACGGGGTGATCCGCGATGCCTGCAACGCCGGCATCGTGGTGGTGGTCATGGCCAGTCTGGTCACCGAACGCTGCGTCTATACCGTGGACTACGACTGGTCCGCCATGGGCCGCGTGGAAATCGATTACATCGCCCAGCGTCTCAAGGGCAACGGAACGCTGCTGGAGATCCGCGGCATTGCCGGTGATGCCACCGACAAGAACATCAGCGACGGCATTCACAAGGCTGCCAGCGACTATCCGGGCCTGACATTCGCCAAGACCGTGTACGGCAACTGGACGGCTTCCGTCGCACGCAAGGAGGTGGCGCTGGCGCTGCCGTCGCTGCCCGACATCGATGCCGTCGCGACCCAGGGGGGCGACGGCTATGGAGCGGCCATGGCGTTCAAGGCGGCGGGACGGCCCTTGCCGATCATCGTGATGGGCAACCGCCAGGACGAACTCGCCCTGTGGAAACAGGAGCGCGATGCCAATGGCTACGAGACGGTCTCGGTCTCCGCTTCCCCGAGCGTTTCCCAGGTGGGTTTCTGGGTGGCCCAGCAGATCCTGGCGGGCAAGCAGGTGCCGAAGTTCGTCGAGGTGCCGCTGGTCCGTATCGATGCGAAGGACCTGGACACCTGGCTCGCCACCATGCCGGTGGGCGGCGCCGCCAACCCTTCCTATAGCCAGGCCTCCGTTGCGGCGATGATCGACGCGGCCCTCGACAGGACGGCGCCGCCAGCGCCTTTGCCGGAGGCCGCGAAGCAGTAG
- the gcvA gene encoding transcriptional regulator GcvA: MRDLPPTATLRAFEVATRHTTFTSAANELHVTQSAVSHQLKHLEALWGLPLFERGKSLSLTAAGATLAPIVREFFMSLEATLADLREQKGRVRLEVSTTYSFALKWLLPRLPGLSRQHPELLVSLDTTDKIIHFSSAQADVAIRLGKGTYPGLYSEFLFGEQVFPVASPDLLQRFGTPRSPAELLHYPLLTRDGAELVPKWEAWFEKVGLEFLPLKESVRFGDTNMTVEAALLGQGVALVRSGHVENEMSDGRLVRLFDVPFPSPLAYYFVCPKGTESQPHIISFRQWLLGEALKFQRAHG; this comes from the coding sequence ATGAGAGACCTGCCGCCGACCGCGACACTGCGCGCCTTTGAAGTCGCCACCCGACACACGACCTTTACCTCTGCCGCCAATGAGCTGCACGTCACGCAAAGCGCGGTCAGTCACCAGCTCAAGCATCTCGAAGCGCTATGGGGGTTGCCGTTGTTTGAGCGCGGCAAGTCATTGAGCCTCACCGCAGCGGGTGCCACGCTGGCGCCCATCGTGCGGGAGTTCTTCATGAGCCTCGAAGCAACCCTGGCCGATCTGCGGGAGCAAAAAGGCAGGGTCCGGCTCGAAGTCAGCACCACGTACTCCTTCGCCCTGAAATGGCTACTGCCCCGCTTGCCGGGACTTTCTCGCCAGCATCCCGAGTTGCTGGTGTCCCTGGACACCACGGACAAGATCATCCATTTCTCCAGTGCCCAGGCGGATGTCGCGATCCGGCTCGGCAAAGGCACTTACCCGGGCCTGTATTCGGAATTCCTGTTCGGCGAGCAGGTGTTTCCGGTGGCGAGCCCCGATCTGCTGCAGCGCTTCGGGACACCGCGCAGCCCTGCCGAGCTGTTGCACTACCCGCTGCTGACCCGTGATGGCGCCGAGCTGGTACCGAAATGGGAAGCCTGGTTCGAAAAGGTCGGGCTGGAATTCCTGCCGCTCAAGGAAAGCGTCCGGTTCGGGGACACCAACATGACGGTCGAGGCCGCTTTGCTCGGCCAGGGCGTCGCCCTGGTGCGCAGCGGACATGTTGAAAACGAAATGAGCGATGGCCGCCTGGTGCGGCTGTTCGATGTGCCGTTCCCCTCGCCACTGGCCTACTACTTCGTTTGCCCGAAAGGCACCGAATCGCAACCCCACATCATCAGCTTTCGCCAATGGCTGCTCGGTGAGGCGCTGAAATTCCAACGGGCCCATGGATGA
- a CDS encoding DMT family transporter, producing the protein MPIHITLLVLFAALLHASWNALLRGGADRLWSMTIMCVAIASVSLVCAACMAPPAAASWGYGVLSALLHIGYNLFLVRSYRVGDLGQVYPISRGSSPALITLGAAAFAGESIAPEALLGIALVSGAIISLALRGRSLSVPSLPYALGTGCFIAAYSVTDGIGTRLSGAPLAYTVWMCALWGLLMPAVYIGLRGARSLFSIRPGMGAALVGGVVSLLAYAIVIYAMNEAPMGAVSALRETSVLFAALIGYVFLGETLTARRVLACAVIVSGILLIG; encoded by the coding sequence ATGCCTATCCATATCACCTTGCTGGTTCTCTTCGCCGCGCTCCTGCATGCCAGCTGGAACGCGCTGCTGCGTGGCGGTGCCGACCGACTATGGTCGATGACGATCATGTGCGTCGCCATCGCTTCGGTCAGCCTGGTCTGCGCAGCGTGCATGGCGCCACCGGCGGCGGCCAGTTGGGGCTATGGGGTGCTGTCGGCACTGCTGCATATCGGCTACAACCTGTTTCTGGTGCGCAGCTATCGGGTTGGTGATCTGGGGCAGGTCTATCCGATCTCTCGAGGATCGTCCCCGGCGTTGATCACCCTGGGCGCCGCTGCCTTTGCCGGCGAAAGCATCGCCCCCGAGGCATTGCTGGGTATCGCCCTGGTATCGGGCGCAATCATTTCCCTGGCCTTGCGGGGGCGCAGCCTGTCGGTGCCCAGCCTTCCCTATGCGCTGGGAACGGGCTGTTTCATCGCGGCCTACAGCGTAACCGACGGCATCGGCACCCGTCTTTCCGGCGCGCCGCTCGCCTACACCGTGTGGATGTGTGCCCTGTGGGGCTTGCTGATGCCTGCGGTGTACATCGGCTTGCGTGGTGCCCGCAGCCTGTTCTCCATCAGGCCCGGCATGGGCGCCGCCCTGGTGGGCGGAGTGGTCTCCTTGCTGGCCTATGCAATAGTCATCTACGCCATGAACGAAGCCCCCATGGGCGCGGTATCGGCATTGCGCGAAACCAGCGTGCTGTTCGCCGCGCTGATCGGCTACGTGTTCCTTGGCGAGACGCTGACTGCCCGGCGGGTGCTGGCGTGCGCAGTGATCGTCAGCGGCATCCTCTTGATCGGCTGA
- a CDS encoding SDR family oxidoreductase has translation MNNVSQAPLMLITGGGRGVGAATARLAAARGYDVAISYVANQASALAVVADVQALGRRALAVRADSADPGQVADLFTAIDRSFGRLDVLVNNAGVLSVQSRLEDLGFERMQRIFAVNSIGPMLCAQQAVKRMAYRHNGAGGVVINVSSASARLGSPNEYVDYAASKGALETFTIGLAKEVAREGIRVNGIRPGHIYTEMHASGGEPGRVDRVKDTIPMGRGGQPEEVARAILWLASAEASFVTGTFLDVTGGK, from the coding sequence ATGAACAACGTCTCCCAGGCACCGTTGATGCTGATAACCGGCGGCGGTCGTGGAGTGGGCGCCGCCACCGCGCGGCTGGCCGCCGCGCGGGGTTATGACGTCGCGATCAGCTATGTTGCCAACCAGGCTTCGGCACTGGCGGTGGTGGCGGATGTGCAGGCATTAGGGCGCCGGGCTCTGGCCGTGAGGGCCGACAGCGCGGACCCCGGCCAGGTGGCCGACTTGTTCACGGCCATCGACCGCTCGTTCGGCCGCCTCGATGTGCTGGTCAATAACGCCGGGGTCCTGTCCGTTCAGTCGCGCCTGGAGGATCTGGGCTTCGAGCGCATGCAGCGCATCTTCGCGGTCAACTCAATCGGCCCGATGCTCTGCGCCCAGCAGGCAGTGAAGCGCATGGCCTACCGGCACAATGGTGCGGGCGGCGTGGTGATCAATGTCTCCTCGGCATCGGCGCGCCTCGGCAGCCCCAACGAATATGTCGACTACGCGGCATCCAAGGGAGCCCTGGAAACCTTCACCATCGGGTTGGCCAAGGAGGTCGCCCGGGAAGGCATACGCGTCAACGGCATCCGCCCCGGGCACATCTACACCGAAATGCACGCCAGCGGCGGCGAGCCGGGACGTGTCGATCGCGTCAAGGACACGATTCCCATGGGCCGCGGTGGCCAGCCGGAGGAAGTGGCGCGGGCCATCCTGTGGTTGGCCAGCGCGGAGGCATCGTTCGTTACCGGTACGTTCCTGGATGTGACCGGGGGGAAATGA
- a CDS encoding MFS transporter, with protein MTHPRFFGQTVLTCTFILAMIGWGIGFYGPPIYMQAVMDRTGWPIAQVSTAVTLHLLSGTIVIANLPKLYARFTIPGITLLGSIVLGIGVNIWAHANQPWVLYAGAVCSGMGWVTLGAVAVNTLIAPWYVKERPRALGKAYNGASMGGVIFSPLWVLLIERFGFATAAWMISTIAVLLVGVFAFLVFNKSPQSLGQHPDNADRPEPVSIDASATPWTLLQTFRSASFRSLAVGMSLGLFAQIGLIAHLYSILAGRMGAHDASFAMGLATASAMGGRYVAARLMSRGMNRRQLACLGYAIQMLGTLLLAVLDLYPMVVWIAVVLIGSGIGNATSLPPLIAQTEFSREQTARVIALMVAISQATYAFAPAFFGVLRCAFTDPGHAIRAVVTAAVVVQVLAIFSFYRGVSIRPFKKVVS; from the coding sequence ATGACGCACCCCCGTTTTTTTGGACAGACCGTACTGACCTGCACGTTCATCCTGGCAATGATTGGTTGGGGAATCGGTTTCTATGGGCCGCCGATCTACATGCAAGCGGTCATGGATCGCACGGGTTGGCCAATCGCCCAGGTCTCGACTGCCGTCACCCTGCACTTGCTCAGCGGTACGATTGTCATCGCCAACCTGCCGAAGCTTTACGCACGATTCACAATCCCCGGCATCACCCTGCTGGGCAGCATCGTCCTGGGCATCGGCGTGAATATCTGGGCTCATGCCAACCAGCCCTGGGTACTGTATGCCGGTGCCGTCTGCTCGGGTATGGGCTGGGTCACGTTGGGTGCCGTTGCCGTCAATACCCTGATCGCTCCCTGGTACGTCAAGGAAAGACCCAGGGCGTTGGGCAAGGCTTACAACGGCGCCAGCATGGGTGGCGTGATCTTTTCGCCGTTGTGGGTGCTGCTGATCGAACGTTTCGGCTTTGCCACGGCAGCGTGGATGATCAGCACCATCGCCGTACTGCTCGTCGGTGTCTTCGCCTTCCTGGTGTTCAACAAGAGCCCACAAAGCCTGGGGCAACATCCCGATAACGCAGACCGGCCGGAACCTGTATCGATCGATGCCAGTGCAACCCCTTGGACCCTCCTGCAGACGTTCAGGTCGGCCAGTTTCCGCAGTCTGGCAGTCGGCATGTCCCTGGGGCTTTTCGCCCAGATCGGCCTGATCGCGCACTTGTATTCGATCCTGGCGGGACGCATGGGAGCCCATGACGCCTCCTTCGCCATGGGTCTGGCCACCGCCAGTGCGATGGGCGGGCGATACGTCGCCGCACGCCTCATGAGCCGAGGCATGAACCGCCGCCAGTTGGCCTGCCTCGGCTATGCCATCCAGATGCTGGGCACGCTGCTGCTTGCAGTCCTGGACCTTTATCCCATGGTGGTCTGGATAGCCGTGGTACTCATCGGCTCGGGCATTGGCAATGCCACCTCCCTGCCCCCCTTGATCGCACAAACCGAATTCAGCCGCGAACAAACAGCCAGGGTGATCGCTCTGATGGTCGCGATCAGCCAGGCCACCTACGCCTTCGCCCCGGCATTTTTCGGCGTGCTGCGCTGCGCCTTCACCGATCCCGGTCACGCGATCCGAGCCGTGGTAACAGCCGCGGTCGTGGTGCAGGTGCTGGCCATTTTTTCGTTCTATCGGGGAGTATCCATTCGCCCTTTCAAGAAAGTCGTTTCCTGA
- a CDS encoding ester cyclase: MTSNLAALYNAYIACLNAQDWENLGHFVHPDVVHNARPLGLHGYRSMLEADYRNIPDLRFEIQLLVVDPPRLAARLAFNCTPTGEFLGLAVNGTRICFAENVFYTFEDGRIREVWSVIDKVAIEAQLPSA; encoded by the coding sequence ATGACTTCGAACCTTGCAGCGCTTTATAACGCCTACATCGCCTGCCTGAATGCACAGGACTGGGAAAACCTGGGCCACTTCGTGCACCCGGATGTGGTTCACAACGCAAGGCCACTAGGCTTGCACGGCTATCGCAGCATGCTGGAAGCCGACTATCGGAACATTCCCGACTTGCGCTTTGAAATCCAACTGCTGGTGGTCGACCCACCCCGGCTGGCAGCTCGCCTGGCATTCAATTGCACGCCGACCGGAGAGTTCCTGGGCCTTGCGGTCAACGGGACACGGATCTGCTTCGCGGAAAACGTTTTCTACACGTTCGAGGACGGCAGGATCCGTGAGGTCTGGTCGGTCATCGACAAGGTCGCGATCGAAGCCCAGCTTCCATCGGCGTAG
- the treS gene encoding maltose alpha-D-glucosyltransferase, protein MTAAEKNHVDWLIEQSMLNAARKRARLYSGQGRLWQQPYAHTRPRDASALASVWFTAYPASIVTRENGTVLEALGDETLWHALSKIGIQGIHNGPLKRSGGLSGTDYTPTIDGNFDRISFDIDPQLGTEAQLQALTRMAAAHNAVVIEDVIPSHTGKGADFRLAEMAYEDYPGLYHMVEIREEDWPLLPDIAQGRDAQNLTPQQVDVLRDKHYIVGQLQRVIFFEPGVKETDWSATPVVMGVDGKPRRWVYLHYFKEGQPSLNWLDPTFAAQQMIIGDALHAIDVSGAKILRLDANGFLGVERKLEGSAWSESHPLSITANQLLAGAIRKAGGFSFQELNLTVDDIAAMSHGGADLSYDFITRPAYQHALLTGDTEFLRLMLRQMHTFGIDPGSLIHALQNHDELTLELVHFWTLHAHDTYLYQGQTFPGNILREHIREQMYERLAGEHAPYNLKFVTNGVSCTTASIITAALGIRDLDTITTADIQQIRQVHLLLVMYNAMQPGVFALSGWDLVGALPLPAEQVEHLMGDGDTRWIHRGAYDLVDLNPDATLSAGQMPRPKTLYGSLPGQLKDPDSFVSQLRRILAARRAYDIAASRQILIPDVEHPGLLIMVHELPAGKGTQITALNFGSTPITETLHLPNIAPGPVVDIINERVEGDLTPEGEFTITLDAFEGLALRVVSSSPMI, encoded by the coding sequence ATGACGGCAGCTGAGAAAAACCATGTCGACTGGCTGATCGAGCAATCGATGCTCAATGCAGCGAGGAAGCGCGCCAGGCTCTACTCGGGTCAGGGTCGATTGTGGCAGCAGCCTTATGCGCATACCCGGCCTCGCGACGCCTCGGCATTGGCTTCGGTGTGGTTCACCGCGTATCCGGCTTCCATCGTTACCCGCGAAAATGGCACTGTGCTTGAAGCGCTGGGGGATGAGACCTTATGGCATGCGCTGTCGAAAATCGGTATCCAGGGCATTCACAATGGCCCTTTGAAAAGGTCCGGTGGCCTTTCGGGCACTGACTACACACCTACGATCGACGGCAATTTTGACCGCATCAGTTTCGACATCGACCCGCAATTGGGCACCGAGGCGCAGTTGCAAGCATTGACCCGGATGGCCGCCGCGCACAATGCGGTCGTCATCGAGGATGTCATCCCGTCTCATACCGGTAAGGGTGCGGATTTTCGTCTGGCCGAGATGGCGTATGAGGATTACCCGGGGCTCTACCACATGGTGGAAATCCGTGAGGAGGACTGGCCGCTGCTGCCCGACATTGCCCAGGGACGCGATGCGCAGAACCTCACCCCGCAGCAGGTGGACGTTCTGCGAGACAAGCATTACATCGTCGGACAGTTGCAACGGGTGATCTTCTTCGAACCGGGCGTCAAGGAAACCGATTGGAGTGCGACCCCGGTGGTGATGGGGGTCGACGGCAAGCCCCGGCGTTGGGTCTATCTGCATTACTTCAAGGAAGGGCAACCTTCACTGAACTGGCTGGATCCGACCTTTGCCGCTCAACAGATGATCATCGGCGACGCGCTGCATGCCATCGATGTCTCGGGGGCGAAAATCCTGCGTCTGGACGCCAACGGATTTCTCGGCGTGGAGCGCAAGCTCGAGGGGTCCGCCTGGTCCGAAAGCCATCCGCTATCGATCACCGCAAACCAGTTGCTCGCTGGAGCGATTCGCAAGGCCGGCGGATTCAGTTTCCAGGAACTGAACCTGACCGTAGACGACATCGCCGCCATGTCCCACGGAGGGGCGGATCTGTCCTACGATTTCATCACCCGACCCGCCTACCAGCATGCCTTGCTGACAGGCGACACGGAGTTCCTGCGATTGATGCTGCGCCAGATGCACACCTTCGGCATCGATCCGGGCTCGCTGATTCATGCGCTGCAGAATCATGATGAGTTGACCCTGGAACTGGTGCATTTCTGGACCCTGCACGCGCACGATACTTACCTCTATCAGGGGCAGACCTTCCCCGGCAACATCCTGCGTGAGCACATCCGCGAGCAGATGTACGAACGCCTCGCTGGAGAGCATGCGCCCTACAATCTGAAGTTCGTCACCAACGGTGTGTCCTGCACCACGGCGAGCATCATCACGGCGGCGCTGGGAATTCGCGATCTCGACACCATTACGACGGCAGATATCCAGCAGATTCGCCAGGTTCATCTGCTGCTGGTGATGTATAACGCGATGCAGCCTGGTGTATTCGCATTGTCTGGCTGGGACCTGGTGGGCGCGTTGCCGTTGCCCGCCGAACAGGTCGAGCATCTGATGGGCGACGGCGACACGCGTTGGATTCACCGCGGTGCCTACGACCTTGTGGACCTCAACCCTGATGCGACACTGTCGGCCGGTCAGATGCCACGTCCGAAGACCCTGTACGGCAGCTTGCCAGGCCAGTTGAAAGATCCGGATTCGTTCGTCTCGCAGCTGCGCAGGATCCTCGCTGCGCGCCGTGCCTATGACATCGCCGCCAGTCGCCAGATACTGATTCCGGACGTCGAGCACCCAGGACTGCTGATCATGGTTCACGAACTGCCGGCTGGAAAAGGGACGCAGATCACCGCGCTGAACTTCGGTTCGACCCCGATCACTGAGACCCTGCACCTGCCCAATATCGCACCCGGGCCGGTGGTCGACATCATCAATGAACGGGTCGAAGGCGACCTGACGCCCGAAGGCGAATTCACCATCACGCTGGATGCGTTCGAGGGGCTGGCGCTGCGGGTGGTGAGCAGCTCACCGATGATCTAG
- a CDS encoding response regulator, with amino-acid sequence MTTILVVDDEYLIADILSFALEDEGFMVVTASNGQKGLEVLERERPALIITDFMMPVMDGLEFATAVRALPSVNGLPIILMSGAQAHLGMTRSDLFDAVLPKPFDIDSIVAEVKRLLVAE; translated from the coding sequence ATGACCACCATCCTGGTCGTCGACGACGAGTATCTGATCGCTGACATCCTCAGTTTTGCGCTAGAGGACGAGGGCTTCATGGTGGTAACGGCCAGCAATGGTCAAAAAGGACTCGAAGTGCTGGAAAGAGAACGTCCAGCCCTGATCATTACTGACTTCATGATGCCGGTCATGGATGGTCTTGAGTTCGCCACGGCCGTGCGAGCCTTGCCGTCCGTCAATGGGCTGCCCATCATCTTGATGAGCGGTGCCCAGGCGCACCTGGGCATGACGCGATCGGACCTGTTCGATGCGGTGCTGCCCAAGCCATTCGACATAGACTCGATTGTCGCCGAGGTGAAGAGGCTGCTGGTTGCAGAGTGA